In the genome of Meles meles chromosome 4, mMelMel3.1 paternal haplotype, whole genome shotgun sequence, one region contains:
- the LOC123940380 gene encoding olfactory receptor 5H2-like produces METENATELEEFVLTGLTYQPEWQIPLFLVFLVIYFITIVGNLGLIAVIRYDPHLHIPMYLFLGSLAFVDAWLSSTVSPKNLANFFAKSKMISLSECMIQLFSFVLSATTECFLLATMAYDRYVAICKPLIYPVIMSNTLCIQLILLSFLGGLLHAIIHTSFLFRLTFCNSIIVHHFYCDIIPLLKISCTDPSINYLIVFIFSGSIQVFTILTVLVSYTLVLFTILKKKSLQGIRKAFSTCGAHLSSVSLYYGPLLFMYVRPRSAEADDEDMMDSVFYTVVIPFLNPIIYSLRNKKVIDSLRKILKRNV; encoded by the coding sequence ATGGAAACTGAAAATGCAACAGAGCTGGAAGAGTTTGTTCTCACAGGACTCACATATCAACCAGAGTGGCAGATTCCCTTGTTTCTGGTGTTCTTGGTTATATACTTCATCACCATTGTGGGGAACCTTGGTCTGATTGCTGTCATCCGCTATGACCCTCACCTTCACATCCCCATGTACTTATTTCTTGGGAGCCTGGCATTTGTGGATGCTTGGCTATCATCCACAGTATCCCCCAAGAATCTGGCCAACTTCTTTGCCAAGAGCaagatgatctctctctctgaatgcATGATACAACTTTTTTCCTTTGTACTCAGTGCAACCACAGAATGTTTTCTGTTGGCAACAATGGCATATGATCGGTATGTGGCCATATGCAAACCACTAATTTATCCAGTGATTATGTCCAATACGCTGTGCATCCAGCTGatacttttatcatttttaggTGGCCTTCTTCATGCCATAAttcatacttcttttttattcagATTAACCTTCTGCAATTCCATCATAGTACATCACTTTTACTGTGACATTATACCGTTACTTAAGATTTCATGTACTGATCCTTCTATTAATTATCTGAtagtatttattttctctgggtCAATACAAGTGTTTACCATTTTAACTGTTCTTGTATCTTACACACTTGTTCTCtttacaatcttaaaaaagaagtctcTACAAGGTATAAGAaaagccttctccacctgtgGAGCCCACCTCTCATCTGTCTCTCTGTACTATGGCCCCCTTCTTTTCATGTATGTGCGCCCCAGATCTGCAGAGGCAGATGATGAAGATATGATGGATTCTGTATTCTATACTGTCGTAATTCCTTTCTTAAATCCAATTATATATAGCCTGAGGAATAAGAAAGTCATAGATTcactgagaaaaatattaaagagaaatgTTTAG